The region GAGGTGCACCAGTTCACGCTGGGTGACGAACTGTCCCGGGCGCACCTGCAGGGTCAGCAGCAGATGCGAGAATTCCTCAAATGCCTGATCTCTTTGCTTCAGGCCTGCAAAAGCGTTCGCTGGCTTGGTCATGAACCCCCCTCGGCAGTCACGATACCGCGCTGACAATGTGATTAAGTTTGGCAGGAACGATAGCGACAGTTCCCATTTCATCAAGTGGTGGCACGGGCATACATTGTTCTTGCCTGTGCATGTTCCCCAGCAAAGCGTCTGAAGCAGCTTTTGCCAAGGACATCGACGCGGCGCTACGCGGTGATCCTTTCCGGCGAGGTGACATAGCCGCGCTGAAATACTGAACCCGCGAATCAGGAATGTCAGTACGCAATTGCACCGTGCAAGACCTAACAGGATAAATCCCGGTGGTGACGGTCGATGCGTATGTTGTTGTCATTGCTCGCAAAATTTCAGAACCTTCCCTGTCAAAACCGATGCTTCTCCTCGCGAAAAACCTTATGTGTTGACTAACATGTCAGAAATTGCATAGTGAATACATAGTTTGTTGCATGAGGCATGTTAGCGAGTTGTGCGCGAGAATGCCAGCATCATGCAGGCAAGCGTCACTTCGCAGGATGGCGTGTATAAAAGGGGGAGGGTGCAATCGTGTCGGCGCAAAGAAAAATCCTGGAACATCCATTGTTCCGCGCACTGGGCTGGCTCGAGGCCAATTTTGAACGGGTGCTGGTCGCAGGTGTGCTGGCCGTATTTTCCATTGTGCTTATCCTGCAGGTCTTCATGCGTTTCGCATTGCGCGCGCCGCTGTCCTGGCCGGAAGAATTGAGCCGCTACCTGCTGATCTGGGCGGCGTTTATCGGCAGCAGTCTGGCCGTGCGTGAGGCGCGGATTATCAATATCGATGTGTTGCCCTCCATGTCGACGGGCTGGGTACGTCAGGCCTTTCATGTGGTCATGCATGTCGGGTTTTTAATATTCTGTCTGGTCGCCAGCTATCACTCTCTCGATTTCATCACCCGGATTGCACGCAGCGGGCAGGTATCCCCGGCCATGGGAATTCCGATGTGGCTTGTCTATTGCGCCGCCCCGATTGGCTTGTCTCTTGCCGCGATCCGGACGGTTCAGGCGTTGATCGCCCCGGCTCCAGAAACAGAAATCCATTATGAGGAGCGTAGCTGATGGCTATCGGGTTTTCACTGCTATTGCTGCTTGTGCTGATGTTCCTGTCGATTCCTGTCGCGGCGTCGCTGGGTCTGGCCTCTTTCCTGCCCTCGCTGATGGGTGAACCGATCCGGCCGGGCATCGTCATTAGAACCATGGTGACTGCCATGGATTCGTTCCCGTTGCTTGCGGTGCCCCTGTTTATTCTGGCCGGCGAAATCATGACCCGGGGCGGATTGGCGCGACGCCTGTTCCACCTGGCCGATGTTTTGGTGGGCCGGTTCACGGGTGGGCTGGCGATTGCGACAGTGCTGGCCTGCATGTTTTTCGGCGCGATTTCCGGGTCGGCACCCGCTACCGTCGCGGCCATTGGGTCCATGGCCATTCCCCTGCTTGTCGCGCGGGGTTATGAAAAAACCTTCTCGACTGCCCTTGTGGTTTGTGCCGGCACGCTGGGCGTGATCATTCCGCCCAGTATTCCATTGATCATTTATGGTGCGGCTGCCGATGTGTCCGTGGGTAAACTGTTCATTGGTGGTATTGTCCCGGGCATCGTGGTTGGCCTTTGTTTGATGGTGCATGCCTATCTCTACGGCCGGCGCAACCGCGACCGGATCATTTCCTCTGGCGAGACGGTGTCCCCCCTTGCCGCGGTGCGCGAAAGCATCTGGGCACTCCTGACCCCGCTTGTCGTACTCGGCGGTATTTACACGGGCATGTTCACCCCCACAGAGGCGGCGGCGGTTGCAGTTGCCTATGGCCTTTTCGTCTCGGTCTTTATCTATCGGGAGATCGAG is a window of Mariluticola halotolerans DNA encoding:
- a CDS encoding TRAP transporter small permease: MSAQRKILEHPLFRALGWLEANFERVLVAGVLAVFSIVLILQVFMRFALRAPLSWPEELSRYLLIWAAFIGSSLAVREARIINIDVLPSMSTGWVRQAFHVVMHVGFLIFCLVASYHSLDFITRIARSGQVSPAMGIPMWLVYCAAPIGLSLAAIRTVQALIAPAPETEIHYEERS
- a CDS encoding TRAP transporter large permease, with translation MAIGFSLLLLLVLMFLSIPVAASLGLASFLPSLMGEPIRPGIVIRTMVTAMDSFPLLAVPLFILAGEIMTRGGLARRLFHLADVLVGRFTGGLAIATVLACMFFGAISGSAPATVAAIGSMAIPLLVARGYEKTFSTALVVCAGTLGVIIPPSIPLIIYGAAADVSVGKLFIGGIVPGIVVGLCLMVHAYLYGRRNRDRIISSGETVSPLAAVRESIWALLTPLVVLGGIYTGMFTPTEAAAVAVAYGLFVSVFIYREIEVRQIPQVLAAAATTIAPILIIAAAGAAFGRILTLLQAADMIGGYVSSIVSNEIALLLIINVILLVVGMFMEKLASIIVLTPILLPIVMPYGVDPVHFGLIMVVNLAIGFITPPVGVNLYIASQISGLGVMKIARHIARPLAFLLIALALITYIPGLTTWLPGLF